A section of the Elizabethkingia anophelis R26 genome encodes:
- a CDS encoding DUF2931 family protein, whose translation MKNEKPMPSYNVQISHPGNNYLITPVEDNIITLEGMPAHLPYGSSSGSWGNSGKGFTEQQGTPIGVNIVYFSRYEDAFYHLKVDFPKDKVKDLIQRAYANAESKSSTKPLKEYIDTTQESDYDKTYNGLGKSYDKFSDLIFGFAPNGMVVVWLGFGPTQIELGKYTAERIKDDKIYADKLFSKISQTREGIKKDMFIEGAFSKQWEDYRILYKWSPKISSGNKGFRLFNVNVDYYNAERETMLRPWVENIPVKDRAIPKEITFFWETAKGESFEGRAFFDWQKTNEAFKKAGNNLKLEFKIAPDNNNYEILLNGESFKADSLRVYNSNFTFKESYK comes from the coding sequence ATGAAAAACGAAAAGCCTATGCCATCTTATAATGTGCAGATTTCGCATCCGGGAAATAACTATCTTATAACTCCGGTAGAGGATAATATTATAACGTTGGAGGGAATGCCTGCTCATTTACCTTATGGAAGTTCTTCAGGAAGCTGGGGGAATTCCGGAAAAGGATTTACCGAACAGCAAGGGACACCTATAGGTGTTAATATCGTTTATTTTTCCAGATATGAAGATGCTTTTTATCACCTTAAAGTTGATTTTCCAAAAGATAAAGTAAAGGATCTGATACAAAGAGCCTATGCTAATGCAGAATCTAAATCTTCAACTAAACCTTTAAAAGAATATATCGATACAACTCAGGAGTCTGACTATGATAAAACTTATAATGGTTTAGGAAAGTCATATGATAAATTCAGTGACCTTATTTTTGGATTTGCTCCCAATGGTATGGTGGTGGTATGGTTAGGTTTTGGCCCCACACAGATCGAGCTTGGGAAATATACCGCCGAACGTATTAAGGATGATAAAATATATGCTGATAAACTGTTTTCAAAGATTTCTCAGACAAGAGAAGGGATAAAGAAAGATATGTTTATAGAAGGGGCTTTTTCAAAACAATGGGAAGACTATAGAATACTTTATAAATGGTCCCCTAAAATAAGTTCCGGGAATAAAGGCTTTCGACTGTTTAACGTAAATGTTGATTATTATAATGCGGAAAGAGAAACAATGCTTCGTCCATGGGTAGAGAATATACCGGTAAAAGACAGAGCTATTCCTAAGGAGATCACTTTCTTTTGGGAAACAGCAAAGGGTGAATCTTTTGAAGGTCGTGCATTTTTTGATTGGCAAAAGACAAATGAAGCTTTTAAAAAAGCTGGTAATAATTTAAAACTAGAGTTTAAAATTGCTCCCGATAATAATAATTATGAAATTCTCTTAAATGGAGAGTCTTTTAAGGCAGATAGTCTGAGAGTATACAACAGTAATTTCACATTTAAAGAATCATATAAGTAA
- a CDS encoding DUF4280 domain-containing protein, which yields MSEKHLVCQGALCMCNFGTAPDKLKVKTQSKRYINDKDGADKLMATHMDIGKTFEKNTFGSCSKMNNNPCQVTVTEWSGYYDKITLEDNKGKALLEDSKATCPIGSKDCIKIVNHGQTAEISSQSVENADQEVLAELFPFVPLSSEEDKILNIQN from the coding sequence ATGAGTGAAAAACATTTAGTCTGTCAAGGAGCGCTATGTATGTGCAATTTTGGTACAGCGCCAGATAAGCTTAAAGTGAAAACTCAGAGCAAACGCTATATCAATGATAAAGATGGTGCTGATAAGCTTATGGCTACCCATATGGATATTGGTAAGACTTTTGAAAAAAACACTTTTGGAAGCTGTAGCAAGATGAACAATAACCCTTGTCAGGTTACCGTTACAGAATGGAGTGGGTATTATGATAAAATAACCTTAGAAGATAATAAAGGTAAAGCCTTGCTTGAAGATAGTAAAGCAACATGTCCTATCGGGAGTAAAGATTGTATCAAGATCGTCAATCATGGTCAGACTGCTGAAATTTCTTCTCAAAGTGTTGAAAATGCAGACCAAGAAGTATTAGCAGAATTGTTTCCGTTTGTTCCATTATCTTCGGAAGAGGATAAAATACTCAATATTCAAAATTAA
- a CDS encoding linear amide C-N hydrolase gives MKENYSLKQKLLLVLAFAVAPLGSFLDACTRVVYKGPENNVITARSMDWKDEIDANLWAFPRGMQRDGNVGSNSIKWTSKYGSVITSAWDIATTDGINEKGLVANVLWLVESQYPKFNPKGKSKGVTIAAWAQYVLDNFATVKEAVDELRKEKFVIVSDFIPGTQKFTTLHLSISDATGDNAIFEYINGKLVIHHSPSYTVMTNSPEFDRQLAINQYWQGIPGTVMLPGTNRAADRFVRASYYINAIPQTADVRTSVASVFSVIRNCSVPFGISSETEPNISSTRWRSVSDHKNLVYYFETVKTPNTFWVDLKKIDFSKNAEVKKLSASKNESYAGETSQQFVPAKAFTFIGI, from the coding sequence ATGAAAGAAAATTATTCACTTAAACAAAAGTTACTGCTCGTTTTAGCCTTTGCAGTTGCTCCACTTGGAAGCTTTCTGGATGCATGTACCAGAGTAGTATACAAAGGACCTGAAAATAATGTAATCACCGCCAGATCAATGGACTGGAAAGATGAAATAGATGCCAATTTATGGGCTTTTCCTCGTGGTATGCAGCGAGACGGAAATGTTGGTTCCAACTCCATAAAGTGGACTTCAAAATACGGTAGCGTGATTACAAGTGCCTGGGATATTGCCACTACAGATGGGATTAATGAAAAAGGACTTGTTGCAAATGTATTATGGTTAGTAGAAAGCCAATATCCAAAGTTTAATCCGAAAGGAAAATCTAAAGGGGTGACTATTGCAGCATGGGCACAATATGTACTGGATAATTTTGCAACGGTAAAAGAAGCTGTAGATGAGTTGAGAAAGGAGAAGTTTGTTATTGTTTCTGATTTTATTCCGGGAACGCAGAAGTTCACAACTTTACACTTATCTATTTCTGATGCTACAGGGGATAATGCTATTTTTGAATATATCAATGGTAAATTAGTGATTCATCATAGTCCTTCATACACGGTAATGACCAACTCTCCGGAATTTGACAGACAATTGGCGATTAATCAATATTGGCAAGGAATCCCCGGAACTGTTATGCTGCCGGGAACCAACCGTGCTGCAGATCGTTTTGTAAGGGCTTCTTATTATATCAATGCCATTCCCCAAACTGCAGATGTACGTACTTCTGTTGCCAGCGTATTTAGTGTGATCAGAAACTGTTCAGTACCTTTTGGTATTTCTTCAGAGACCGAACCCAATATTTCTTCAACAAGATGGAGATCTGTTTCTGATCATAAAAATCTCGTATATTATTTTGAAACCGTAAAGACTCCTAATACATTCTGGGTAGATCTTAAAAAAATAGATTTTAGTAAAAATGCTGAGGTGAAGAAGCTTAGTGCCAGTAAAAATGAGTCTTATGCCGGAGAAACATCACAACAATTTGTTCCAGCTAAGGCTTTTACATTTATCGGAATATAA